In a single window of the Terrirubrum flagellatum genome:
- a CDS encoding 2-hydroxychromene-2-carboxylate isomerase: MAARPTLDFWFDFASTYSYLAVMRIGALADAAGVKVQWRPFLLGPIFAAQGWNSSPFNLYPAKGKNMWRDIERQCGRLGLPLKRPAPFPQNSLNAARVAIAGREPGWIDGFSRALFSSAFGEGKNIADESVLAAAVRSAGGDANAAMIASRSEEVKGRLRAETELAKSIGIYGAPSFVTHDGELFWGNDRLEDAIAWAKGE; encoded by the coding sequence ATGGCTGCCCGGCCAACTCTGGATTTCTGGTTCGATTTTGCCTCCACCTATTCTTATCTCGCTGTCATGCGTATCGGCGCTCTCGCTGACGCCGCGGGAGTGAAGGTGCAATGGAGGCCCTTCCTTCTCGGGCCGATTTTTGCAGCTCAGGGGTGGAACTCATCGCCGTTCAACCTCTATCCGGCAAAGGGCAAGAACATGTGGCGCGACATCGAGCGCCAGTGCGGCCGCCTTGGCTTGCCGCTCAAACGGCCCGCGCCATTTCCCCAGAACAGCCTGAACGCCGCGCGCGTCGCCATCGCAGGCCGCGAGCCCGGCTGGATCGACGGCTTTTCGCGCGCCTTGTTCAGCTCCGCCTTCGGAGAAGGCAAGAACATCGCGGATGAGAGCGTGCTCGCGGCCGCCGTGCGGTCCGCCGGCGGCGACGCCAATGCGGCGATGATCGCCTCGCGCTCGGAGGAGGTGAAGGGGCGTCTGCGGGCCGAGACGGAACTCGCGAAATCGATCGGCATCTATGGCGCGCCGAGCTTCGTCACCCATGACGGCGAACTCTTCTGGGGCAATGATCGCCTCGAAGACGCGATCGCCTGGGCGAAGGGCGAATAG
- a CDS encoding aspartate aminotransferase family protein gives MSSPLLPTFAKADLSFERGEGSWLIASNGDRYLDFGSGIAVNALGHAHPHLVKALTEQAQKVWHVSNLYQIPDGVKLAQRLVDATGLGYVFFANSGAEANEGAIKTARKYHAVSGHPEKIRIITFEGAFHGRTLATLAAGGQQKYLEGFGPKTEGFDQVPFDDMDALKKAIVPETAAIMLEPTQMEGGVRVFPPATLRAIRALCDEHGLLLIFDEIQTGVGRSGKLFQHEWTGVKPDVMSVAKGIGGGFPLGLFLATKEAGKGMTAGTHGTTFGGNPLAMACGNAVLDVVLGPGFLESVQKSALHFRQRLAELKDRHPRIIEEIRGEGLLLGLKTKVPNMDLAAAGRAEKLLTVPAGDNVLRLLPPLTATAVDINEAFTRLDHACTALERKLDQAKDAAA, from the coding sequence GTGTCGTCGCCGCTTCTGCCGACCTTCGCCAAAGCCGATCTCTCCTTCGAGCGGGGCGAAGGCTCGTGGCTCATCGCCTCCAATGGCGACCGCTATCTCGATTTCGGCTCCGGCATCGCCGTCAACGCGCTCGGCCACGCGCACCCGCATCTCGTCAAGGCGCTGACCGAACAGGCGCAGAAGGTGTGGCACGTCTCGAACCTCTATCAGATCCCCGACGGCGTGAAGCTGGCTCAACGTCTCGTCGACGCGACCGGGCTCGGCTATGTCTTCTTCGCGAATTCGGGCGCCGAGGCGAACGAGGGCGCAATCAAGACCGCCCGCAAATATCATGCGGTCAGCGGCCACCCCGAGAAGATCAGGATCATCACCTTCGAAGGCGCCTTCCATGGCCGCACGCTGGCGACGCTCGCCGCCGGCGGCCAGCAGAAATATCTCGAGGGCTTCGGCCCCAAGACCGAAGGATTCGATCAGGTTCCGTTCGACGACATGGACGCCCTAAAGAAGGCGATCGTTCCCGAGACCGCCGCGATCATGCTGGAGCCGACCCAGATGGAAGGCGGCGTGCGCGTCTTCCCGCCGGCGACGCTGCGCGCCATTCGCGCGCTATGCGACGAGCATGGTCTGCTGCTGATTTTCGACGAGATCCAGACCGGCGTCGGCCGCAGCGGCAAATTATTCCAGCATGAATGGACCGGCGTGAAGCCCGACGTCATGAGCGTCGCTAAGGGCATCGGCGGCGGCTTTCCGCTCGGCCTGTTCCTCGCCACCAAGGAGGCCGGCAAGGGCATGACCGCCGGCACCCATGGCACCACCTTCGGCGGCAATCCGCTGGCGATGGCCTGCGGCAACGCCGTTCTCGACGTCGTCCTCGGCCCCGGCTTCCTCGAAAGTGTTCAGAAATCGGCCCTGCATTTCCGCCAGCGCCTCGCGGAGCTTAAGGATCGCCATCCCCGCATCATCGAGGAGATCCGCGGCGAAGGCCTGCTGCTTGGCCTGAAAACCAAGGTCCCGAACATGGACCTCGCTGCGGCGGGGCGGGCGGAGAAGCTCCTGACCGTGCCGGCCGGCGACAATGTGCTGCGCCTCCTGCCGCCGCTGACCGCCACGGCTGTGGACATCAACGAAGCCTTCACGCGCCTCGACCATGCCTGCACGGCGCTCGAACGGAAGCTCGATCAGGCCAAGGATGCTGCGGCATGA
- the argF gene encoding ornithine carbamoyltransferase, whose amino-acid sequence MSDARHFIDLTDFSGNQLRGLLRVAADLKAKRVRGEPQREKPLAGKTLAMIFDKPSTRTRVSFDLAMRELGGDTIMLTGAEMQLGRGESIADTARVLSRYVDAIMIRILDHDAVLELAANATVPVINGLTKKSHPCQIMADVLTYEEHRGSIAGKAIAYSGDSNNVMTSWVHAAMRMDFRLAIATPSELAPPPRLMERAAKEGAVITHTLDPFTAVQNADAVVTDCWVSMGDEDQGRRHNLLMPYQVNGKLMAVAKPDAIFMHCLPAHRGEEVTDEVMDGPQSVVFDEAENRLHAQKGILAWCLGAAEA is encoded by the coding sequence ATGAGCGACGCCAGGCATTTCATCGATCTCACCGATTTCTCCGGCAATCAGCTCAGGGGTCTGCTGCGTGTTGCGGCGGACCTGAAAGCCAAGCGCGTCAGAGGCGAGCCGCAACGGGAGAAGCCGCTCGCCGGCAAAACGCTGGCGATGATCTTCGACAAGCCATCGACCCGCACGCGCGTCTCGTTCGATCTCGCCATGCGCGAGCTCGGGGGCGACACGATCATGCTCACCGGCGCGGAGATGCAGCTCGGCCGCGGCGAGTCGATCGCCGATACGGCGCGCGTACTGTCGCGCTATGTCGATGCGATCATGATCCGCATCCTCGATCATGACGCGGTGCTGGAGCTGGCGGCGAACGCCACGGTTCCCGTGATCAACGGCCTCACCAAGAAGTCGCATCCCTGCCAGATCATGGCCGACGTGCTGACCTATGAGGAGCATCGCGGATCGATCGCCGGGAAGGCGATCGCCTATTCCGGCGACTCCAACAATGTCATGACCTCCTGGGTTCATGCGGCGATGCGGATGGATTTCCGTCTCGCGATCGCGACGCCGTCGGAACTCGCCCCGCCGCCGCGCCTGATGGAGCGCGCGGCCAAGGAAGGCGCCGTGATCACCCACACGCTCGACCCCTTCACCGCCGTGCAGAACGCCGACGCCGTCGTGACCGACTGCTGGGTGTCGATGGGCGATGAGGATCAGGGCCGCCGGCACAATTTGTTGATGCCTTATCAGGTCAACGGCAAGCTGATGGCCGTCGCCAAGCCTGACGCGATCTTCATGCACTGCCTGCCGGCGCATCGCGGCGAGGAAGTCACCGACGAGGTGATGGACGGGCCGCAATCGGTCGTGTTCGACGAGGCCGAAAACCGTCTGCACGCGCAGAAGGGCATTCTGGCCTGGTGCCTTGGCGCCGCGGAAGCCTAG
- a CDS encoding Hsp33 family molecular chaperone translates to MQDDDAISGDRIRPFAVEPLDVRGRVVRLGPALDEMLTKHAYPASVSRAVGEAVALTALMGASLKFEGRFQLQARGDGPTGMIVVDYETPDRMRAYARFDADGVANLEREGRASPANLMGKGHLAFTIDQGSENSRYQGVVALDGQGFEAAAHEYFLRSEQIPTRVRLAVAESIARGAPNNWRAGGMMVQFLPHSLERQRQRDLDPGDAPESHRGDETPEDDAWVEARSLLETVEDHELVDPTLSSEQLLYRLFHERGVRVFTPQPVRHVCRCSRERVSEMLANFSPEERREMVADDGVMEVTCEFCSTRYRFDPAEFAA, encoded by the coding sequence ATGCAAGATGACGACGCGATTTCCGGCGACCGGATCCGCCCCTTTGCGGTGGAGCCACTCGACGTGCGCGGCCGTGTGGTGCGCCTTGGCCCTGCGCTCGACGAGATGCTGACCAAGCACGCCTATCCCGCCAGCGTCTCGCGCGCGGTGGGAGAGGCTGTGGCGCTGACGGCGCTGATGGGCGCATCGCTGAAATTCGAGGGCCGCTTCCAGCTTCAGGCGCGTGGCGACGGGCCGACCGGCATGATCGTCGTCGACTATGAGACGCCGGATCGGATGCGCGCCTACGCCCGCTTCGACGCAGACGGGGTCGCAAATCTCGAACGTGAGGGCCGCGCCTCGCCTGCGAACCTGATGGGCAAAGGCCACCTCGCCTTCACGATCGACCAAGGCTCCGAGAATTCGCGCTATCAGGGCGTGGTCGCGCTCGACGGTCAGGGATTCGAGGCGGCCGCGCATGAATATTTTCTGCGCTCCGAACAGATACCGACGCGGGTGCGACTGGCGGTGGCGGAATCAATTGCTCGCGGCGCGCCGAACAACTGGCGCGCCGGCGGCATGATGGTGCAGTTCCTGCCGCATTCGCTTGAACGTCAGCGGCAGCGCGATCTCGATCCCGGCGACGCGCCGGAATCGCACCGCGGCGACGAAACGCCGGAGGATGATGCGTGGGTCGAAGCGCGCTCACTCCTCGAGACGGTTGAAGATCACGAGCTGGTCGATCCGACATTGTCGAGCGAGCAGCTTCTCTATCGCCTGTTTCATGAGCGCGGCGTGCGCGTGTTCACGCCGCAACCGGTGCGCCATGTCTGCCGCTGCTCGCGCGAGCGCGTATCGGAGATGCTGGCGAACTTCTCGCCCGAGGAAAGGCGCGAAATGGTCGCCGACGACGGCGTGATGGAAGTGACCTGCGAATTCTGCTCGACGCGCTACCGCTTCGACCCCGCCGAATTCGCGGCCTAA
- a CDS encoding undecaprenyl-diphosphate phosphatase, whose product MDVFKALFLGLIEGLTEFIPVSSTGHLLLVSHFLGFDDDQLGKSYVILVQLGAILALLSVYFFRLWRVALALPTSAEARRFVIGVLVAFLPAAVIGFILREFIKGRLFNPTVVCVALIVGGFILLLMDEHKTEEKYDDAMAFPVATYLKIGFFQCLAMVPGVSRSGATIVGAMLMGATKRAAAEFSFFLAMPTMVGAFTLEAWKSRHEMTGDGAMLIALGFAAAFISGLIVVRFLLDYISRHGFAVFAWWRIVVGAAGLAGLLVFG is encoded by the coding sequence ATGGATGTTTTCAAAGCGTTGTTCCTTGGCCTCATCGAGGGACTCACCGAATTCATTCCCGTTTCGTCGACAGGCCATCTTCTGCTCGTCAGCCATTTTCTCGGTTTCGATGATGATCAGCTTGGCAAGAGCTATGTGATCCTCGTGCAACTCGGCGCCATCCTCGCGCTGCTGTCGGTTTATTTCTTCAGACTCTGGCGCGTGGCGCTGGCGCTGCCGACGAGCGCGGAGGCGCGTCGCTTCGTCATCGGCGTGCTTGTGGCGTTTTTGCCTGCAGCGGTGATCGGATTCATCCTGCGCGAATTCATCAAGGGGCGTCTGTTCAATCCGACGGTCGTCTGCGTGGCGCTGATCGTCGGCGGCTTCATCCTGTTGCTGATGGATGAGCACAAGACTGAAGAGAAATATGATGACGCGATGGCGTTTCCGGTCGCGACTTATCTGAAGATCGGCTTCTTCCAGTGCCTCGCCATGGTGCCGGGCGTGTCGCGCTCGGGCGCGACAATTGTCGGCGCGATGCTGATGGGCGCGACGAAACGTGCGGCGGCGGAGTTCTCGTTCTTTCTCGCGATGCCGACCATGGTCGGCGCCTTCACGCTCGAAGCCTGGAAATCGCGGCATGAGATGACAGGCGACGGCGCGATGTTGATCGCGCTCGGATTCGCCGCCGCCTTCATCAGCGGGCTGATCGTGGTGCGCTTCCTGCTTGATTATATCTCGCGCCACGGCTTCGCCGTGTTCGCGTGGTGGCGCATTGTCGTCGGCGCCGCAGGGCTCGCCGGGCTTCTCGTCTTCGGCTGA
- a CDS encoding glutathione S-transferase family protein has translation MVKLFHHPFCPHSRFVRLACAEIGLELELVEERAWERRREFLKLNPAATTPVMSDDAGPAIPGAGVIAEYLDEIRGVTLGDRRLMPERVEARIEVRRLLDWFNLTFFAEVSEPLAREKIYKRFMKPAEGGGSPDAASIRAARSNVRYHLHYIGHLIGRRKWLAGDQLTYADLAAAAHLSCVDYLGDAPWSEDEAAREWYARIKSRPSFRALLAEKVAGTPPALHYANLDF, from the coding sequence ATGGTCAAGCTGTTTCACCACCCATTCTGTCCGCATTCCCGTTTCGTCAGGCTCGCCTGCGCCGAGATCGGCTTGGAGCTGGAACTCGTCGAGGAGCGGGCCTGGGAGAGGCGGCGGGAGTTCCTCAAGCTCAATCCGGCGGCGACAACCCCTGTCATGTCCGACGACGCGGGTCCGGCCATCCCCGGCGCCGGCGTGATCGCCGAATATCTCGATGAGATACGCGGGGTGACGCTAGGGGATCGCCGGCTGATGCCGGAGCGCGTCGAGGCCCGCATCGAGGTGCGTCGCCTGCTCGACTGGTTCAACCTCACTTTCTTCGCGGAGGTCAGCGAACCGCTGGCGCGCGAGAAGATCTACAAGCGCTTCATGAAGCCCGCCGAGGGCGGCGGCTCGCCGGATGCGGCGTCGATCCGTGCGGCGCGCAGCAATGTGCGCTATCATCTCCATTACATCGGCCATCTCATCGGGCGCCGCAAATGGCTCGCGGGCGACCAGTTGACCTACGCCGATCTCGCCGCAGCGGCGCATTTGTCCTGCGTCGATTATCTCGGCGATGCGCCATGGAGCGAGGACGAGGCTGCGAGGGAATGGTACGCGCGGATCAAGTCGAGGCCATCCTTCCGCGCGCTGCTGGCGGAGAAGGTGGCGGGGACGCCGCCGGCGCTCCACTACGCCAACCTCGACTTCTGA
- the queG gene encoding tRNA epoxyqueuosine(34) reductase QueG yields MVRADQVEAILPRAAGGEGGGDAAGAPLRQPRLLKARDAIEARARKLGFATFRITTPDCVPDQHERLSEWLAADRHGEMDWMADTAERRRHPSALWPDARSIIVLGWNYAPDSDPLASLALKDRGTISVYARRRDYHDVVKGRLKELAGFVASTTGGDVKVFVDTAPLMEKPVAQAAGLGWQGKHTALVSRELGAWLFLGFILTTAELSPDEVEVDHCGSCRRCLDICPTDAFPAPYKLDSTRCIAYLTNEHKGPIPRELRPLIGNRIFGCDDCLAVCPWNKFAQASRDTRMAMRADLAAPALADLLRLDDAAFRKLFAGTPVKRLGRDRFLRNVLIAAGNSQNPEFIDAVISLISAPSPVVRGAAIWALGRLAPREHLLSERHAHFAHERDDDVRDEWRAVAGEFLPA; encoded by the coding sequence ATGGTACGCGCGGATCAAGTCGAGGCCATCCTTCCGCGCGCTGCTGGCGGAGAAGGTGGCGGGGACGCCGCCGGCGCTCCACTACGCCAACCTCGACTTCTGAAAGCGCGCGACGCGATCGAGGCGCGGGCGCGCAAACTCGGCTTCGCCACATTTCGCATCACGACGCCCGATTGCGTTCCCGACCAGCATGAGCGACTGAGCGAATGGCTCGCCGCCGATCGCCACGGCGAAATGGACTGGATGGCCGACACCGCTGAACGACGGCGTCATCCCTCCGCGCTGTGGCCCGACGCGCGTTCGATCATCGTGCTTGGCTGGAACTACGCGCCTGACAGCGACCCGCTGGCGAGCCTCGCGCTGAAAGATCGCGGAACCATCTCGGTCTATGCGCGACGGCGCGACTATCACGACGTGGTCAAAGGTCGATTGAAGGAGCTTGCAGGGTTCGTCGCGTCAACAACGGGCGGCGATGTGAAGGTCTTCGTCGACACAGCGCCGTTGATGGAGAAGCCTGTCGCGCAAGCGGCGGGGCTGGGCTGGCAAGGCAAGCACACCGCGCTCGTGTCGCGCGAACTCGGCGCGTGGCTTTTCCTTGGCTTCATTCTCACAACAGCCGAGCTCTCGCCGGATGAAGTCGAGGTCGATCATTGCGGCTCATGCCGCCGCTGTCTCGATATCTGCCCGACCGACGCCTTTCCCGCGCCCTACAAACTCGATTCGACCCGCTGCATCGCCTATCTCACCAACGAGCATAAAGGCCCGATCCCGCGCGAATTGCGGCCGCTGATCGGCAACCGCATCTTCGGTTGCGACGATTGTCTCGCGGTTTGTCCCTGGAACAAGTTCGCGCAGGCGAGCCGCGATACGCGCATGGCGATGCGCGCGGATCTCGCCGCGCCAGCGCTTGCGGATCTGCTGCGTCTCGATGACGCAGCGTTCAGAAAGCTGTTCGCCGGCACGCCGGTGAAGCGGCTTGGCCGCGACCGCTTCCTGCGCAACGTGCTGATCGCGGCGGGCAACTCGCAGAATCCGGAATTCATCGATGCTGTGATCTCACTGATCTCTGCCCCCTCGCCTGTCGTGCGCGGCGCGGCGATCTGGGCGCTTGGCCGTCTCGCGCCGCGCGAGCATTTGCTATCGGAGCGCCACGCGCATTTCGCGCATGAGCGCGACGACGATGTGCGAGACGAGTGGCGCGCCGTCGCCGGGGAATTCTTGCCGGCATGA
- a CDS encoding SDR family oxidoreductase, which translates to MRLFIFGMGYTASAFTRLHGAKFETIAASVRSQSAAEAISASGVQPRLFVDGALDDEGREALAHATHLLISIPPDANGDPVLRACADIIDSAHHLRWIGYLSSVAVYGDRNGGWVDEDGELDATSARGRQRISAEKGWLDLGRRLGKPTHIFRLAGIYGPGRNALVNLREGKAKRLIKPGQVFNRIHVDDIAQIVAATIDSAHPGGVWNVADDEPAPPQDVVAYAAELAGVAAPPDIPFDASALSPMAASFYADNKRIANAKVKEAFGLSLLYPTYREGLRALITREGR; encoded by the coding sequence ATGAGGCTCTTCATCTTCGGCATGGGCTACACCGCGAGCGCTTTCACGCGCCTGCATGGCGCTAAATTCGAAACCATCGCGGCGAGCGTACGGAGTCAAAGCGCCGCTGAAGCGATCTCGGCGTCCGGCGTCCAGCCGCGTCTCTTTGTCGACGGCGCGCTCGATGACGAGGGTCGCGAAGCTCTAGCGCACGCGACCCATCTGCTGATCTCGATTCCGCCCGACGCCAATGGCGATCCGGTTCTGCGCGCTTGCGCCGACATCATCGACAGCGCGCATCATCTCCGCTGGATCGGCTATCTCTCCAGCGTCGCCGTCTATGGCGATCGAAATGGCGGCTGGGTTGACGAGGACGGCGAGCTCGATGCGACCAGCGCGCGTGGACGCCAGCGCATCTCAGCAGAGAAGGGTTGGCTTGATCTCGGCCGACGCCTCGGCAAGCCGACGCATATTTTCAGGCTCGCCGGCATCTATGGCCCCGGCCGCAACGCTCTCGTCAATCTGCGCGAAGGTAAGGCCAAGCGATTGATCAAGCCGGGACAGGTGTTCAATCGCATTCATGTCGACGATATCGCGCAGATTGTCGCGGCGACCATCGACAGCGCGCATCCCGGCGGCGTCTGGAACGTGGCGGACGATGAACCTGCGCCGCCGCAGGATGTCGTTGCATATGCGGCCGAACTAGCGGGCGTCGCAGCGCCGCCGGACATTCCGTTCGACGCGAGCGCGTTGTCGCCGATGGCCGCGAGCTTCTACGCCGACAACAAGCGCATCGCGAACGCCAAAGTGAAAGAGGCGTTCGGCCTGTCGCTGCTTTATCCGACCTACCGCGAGGGCCTGCGCGCGCTCATCACGCGCGAAGGCCGCTGA
- a CDS encoding biotin transporter BioY, with protein MPAATFAATLWPAPASGKSASSLIASSARAAALMILGALALWVSAKIKVGFPVPMTMQTFVVLTLGAAYGARLGVASVFLYLVEGAVGLPVFADTPERGIGLAYMMGPTGGYLVGFLAGAFIVGWLAERGWDRSVVKLFAAMAIGHVAIIALGFGWLALTVGVGMAWAVGVAPFFAATIYKTLLGALILPAGWALIKPREQR; from the coding sequence ATGCCAGCCGCCACCTTCGCCGCAACTCTCTGGCCGGCGCCGGCCTCTGGCAAATCCGCTTCGTCGCTCATCGCCTCCTCGGCGCGCGCCGCGGCGCTGATGATCCTCGGTGCGCTGGCGCTCTGGGTCTCCGCCAAGATCAAGGTCGGCTTCCCCGTTCCGATGACGATGCAGACCTTCGTGGTGCTGACCCTCGGCGCCGCCTATGGCGCACGGCTTGGGGTCGCATCCGTATTTCTCTATCTCGTCGAAGGCGCGGTCGGCCTGCCGGTCTTTGCTGACACCCCCGAACGCGGCATTGGCCTCGCCTACATGATGGGCCCGACCGGCGGCTATCTCGTCGGCTTCCTCGCCGGCGCCTTCATCGTCGGCTGGCTGGCGGAGCGCGGCTGGGATCGTTCGGTCGTGAAGCTGTTCGCCGCCATGGCGATCGGCCATGTCGCGATCATCGCGCTCGGCTTCGGCTGGCTTGCGCTGACAGTCGGCGTCGGCATGGCCTGGGCGGTTGGCGTCGCGCCCTTCTTCGCCGCCACCATCTACAAGACGCTGCTTGGCGCGCTCATCCTGCCGGCGGGTTGGGCGCTGATCAAGCCGCGCGAGCAGCGTTGA
- a CDS encoding MBL fold metallo-hydrolase, whose product MTGDEADRDEPTFEKGFAGAAGEVVELTSLIRRVLAPNPSAFTFHGTNSYIIGRGTVAILDPGPDDAGHVDKLIAATSGEIISHIVVTHTHRDHSPAARLLAARTGAPIVGCAPYVSKAESASEGVRLDASHDLAHEPSQILRDGDSISSPGWMLVAIETPGHASNHVCFSLPEENTLFSGDHVMAWSTSIVSPPDGSMADYMASLDKLRGRDEAIYWPGHGDAVRQPQRFVRGLINHRRQRESAILARLQAGDRTIAEIVPALYSGVPKHLHPAAGQSVLAHLIDLVGRGIVNANGAPTKDAEYRLA is encoded by the coding sequence ATGACCGGCGACGAGGCGGACAGGGACGAACCAACATTCGAGAAGGGATTTGCCGGCGCGGCCGGCGAGGTCGTCGAACTCACCTCCCTGATCCGGCGCGTGCTCGCCCCAAACCCCTCGGCGTTCACCTTTCATGGCACCAACAGCTACATCATTGGGCGAGGAACCGTGGCGATTCTCGATCCCGGGCCTGACGACGCCGGCCATGTCGATAAGCTGATCGCGGCGACTTCAGGAGAGATAATCTCCCATATCGTCGTCACGCATACGCATCGCGACCATTCGCCAGCAGCGCGGCTGCTCGCGGCGAGAACCGGCGCGCCCATTGTCGGCTGCGCGCCTTATGTGTCGAAGGCTGAAAGCGCCAGCGAAGGCGTGCGGCTCGACGCCAGCCATGACCTCGCGCATGAGCCTTCGCAGATCCTGCGCGATGGCGACTCCATTTCCAGCCCCGGCTGGATGCTCGTCGCAATTGAGACGCCCGGCCACGCCTCGAACCACGTCTGCTTCTCGCTGCCGGAGGAGAATACGCTCTTCTCGGGAGATCATGTCATGGCGTGGTCGACATCGATCGTGTCGCCGCCCGACGGCTCGATGGCGGACTACATGGCCTCGCTCGACAAATTGCGCGGCCGCGATGAAGCGATCTACTGGCCGGGCCATGGCGACGCCGTGCGCCAGCCGCAAAGATTCGTGCGCGGCCTGATCAATCATCGCCGCCAGCGCGAAAGCGCGATCCTCGCGCGCCTGCAGGCCGGCGATCGAACGATCGCGGAGATCGTTCCCGCGCTTTATTCAGGCGTGCCGAAACACCTGCACCCTGCAGCCGGTCAGTCCGTGCTCGCGCATCTCATCGATCTCGTCGGACGAGGAATCGTCAACGCAAATGGCGCACCGACGAAAGACGCCGAATACCGCCTCGCCTGA